In Vibrio sp. 10N, the following proteins share a genomic window:
- a CDS encoding efflux RND transporter periplasmic adaptor subunit, whose protein sequence is MKSMNKKLLFFPAFAVGVVALIAAVNLRPDAPTKPAGDRSRVVDIMPLQPQMSAPVAIGFGRAEPKVQWQAIAEVAGAVIYKHPNLEKGTVLAAGTEILRIDPLDYELKLSQAIADLKSSQTQLARLDQEETNLKQTLSIEMNRLKLAENEYQRRVDLNKRGLTSQSDVDTQQQNMLSQKKLVQEIENQLALMPDERGVSEALVKVNQAKADEAQRSLEKTLIVLPMTMRISEVDAEINQVVNLQQTMVTAHLNDVMEVEAQLSIHDLQLLSNTLSWDENQAERGELNKLHATVELSSGNLTATWPAKVARVSETVDANQATAGVILEVSQLPSSNGLAGTPVLVNGMFVKATIEGQKQQSWSVPERALHGDKIYLMNAENRLEMRDVNVEYRRDNQVIISGDLEAGEKVILNDILPAIEGMLLRDSQSDDHSAGEVTQ, encoded by the coding sequence ATGAAGTCTATGAATAAAAAACTCCTTTTCTTTCCTGCTTTTGCAGTAGGTGTCGTGGCTTTAATCGCCGCTGTTAACTTGCGTCCAGATGCACCAACCAAACCGGCAGGCGATCGTTCACGTGTGGTGGATATCATGCCACTACAGCCTCAGATGTCAGCGCCAGTGGCGATTGGTTTTGGTCGCGCTGAACCGAAAGTGCAGTGGCAAGCCATTGCAGAGGTGGCGGGGGCGGTGATTTACAAACACCCCAACCTTGAGAAGGGCACAGTGCTAGCGGCGGGCACAGAAATTCTTCGTATTGACCCTTTAGATTATGAGCTCAAGCTATCTCAAGCCATTGCCGATTTAAAATCGAGCCAAACTCAACTGGCGCGCCTTGATCAAGAAGAGACGAACTTAAAGCAGACCTTATCGATTGAGATGAATCGCTTAAAGTTGGCGGAAAATGAATACCAGCGCCGTGTGGATCTGAATAAGCGCGGGTTAACTTCACAATCAGACGTCGATACCCAGCAACAAAACATGTTGTCGCAAAAAAAGTTGGTGCAGGAGATTGAAAACCAGTTGGCGTTAATGCCAGACGAACGTGGTGTCTCTGAAGCGCTGGTGAAGGTCAATCAAGCTAAAGCCGATGAAGCGCAGCGCTCGCTAGAGAAAACCCTTATTGTGCTGCCGATGACGATGCGTATCTCAGAGGTCGATGCTGAGATCAATCAGGTGGTCAACTTGCAGCAAACCATGGTCACCGCTCACCTGAACGACGTCATGGAAGTGGAAGCACAGTTGTCGATCCATGATCTGCAACTGCTCTCGAACACGCTCTCATGGGATGAGAACCAAGCGGAGCGCGGCGAGCTCAATAAACTGCACGCGACAGTGGAACTCAGCAGTGGCAATCTAACCGCAACTTGGCCAGCCAAAGTTGCGCGTGTCAGTGAAACCGTGGATGCCAACCAAGCAACCGCAGGGGTGATCCTTGAGGTCTCTCAATTACCAAGTAGCAATGGTTTGGCGGGCACACCTGTGCTGGTTAATGGCATGTTTGTGAAGGCGACAATTGAAGGGCAAAAGCAGCAATCTTGGTCTGTTCCAGAGCGTGCTTTGCATGGTGACAAGATCTACTTGATGAACGCCGAAAATCGATTGGAAATGCGTGATGTGAATGTCGAATATCGCCGCGATAACCAGGTGATCATTTCGGGTGATCTCGAAGCGGGTGAGAAAGTGATCCTCAACGATATCTTGCCTGCTATTGAGGGGATGCTACTGCGCGATAGTCAAAGTGATGATCACAGCGCTGGAGAGGTCACCCAATGA
- a CDS encoding DUF924 family protein: MLTDKDVLEFWFQELSPKDWFGGDKSLDDLIEHRFAALHKQAHQGELYHWRLTPEGRLAEVIVLDQFSRNLFRGSPESFASDPMALALAQEAVASGADERLTPEQRTFLYMPYMHSESLKIHEEAVQLFKSNGIENNLDFEYRHKAIIERFGRYPHRNEILGRESTVEEIEFLKQPGSSF; the protein is encoded by the coding sequence ATGCTGACGGACAAGGATGTACTCGAGTTTTGGTTTCAAGAGTTATCACCAAAGGATTGGTTTGGCGGAGATAAATCGCTCGATGATCTTATTGAACATAGGTTTGCAGCGCTTCATAAACAAGCTCACCAAGGGGAGCTTTATCATTGGCGCTTAACACCTGAAGGCAGACTTGCAGAAGTCATCGTGCTCGATCAGTTTTCCCGAAACCTGTTCAGGGGAAGCCCCGAGTCTTTTGCCTCGGATCCTATGGCTTTGGCATTGGCGCAAGAAGCAGTCGCGAGCGGCGCTGATGAGAGGCTAACGCCGGAGCAGCGTACCTTTCTTTACATGCCCTACATGCACAGCGAATCGTTGAAAATACATGAAGAAGCGGTACAACTGTTTAAAAGCAATGGAATCGAAAATAACCTAGACTTTGAGTATCGCCACAAAGCGATTATTGAGCGCTTCGGGCGATACCCTCACCGAAATGAGATTTTAGGTAGGGAGTCTACCGTAGAAGAGATTGAGTTCTTAAAGCAGCCCGGCTCAAGCTTTTAA
- a CDS encoding DUF547 domain-containing protein, with the protein MLRVLSLVFLMFTTSAFAAPKSELWSYWDKSNDSNTQSVSHQAWQSFLDRYLVTEDENTLVRYVRVSPNDKQALKTYINELARVDPRQLSRAEQYAYWVNLYNAITVDLILEAYPVKSITKLGGLFSFGPWGDEVITITGQTLTLNDIEHRILRPIWNDPRTHYAVNCASLGCPNLQTQAFTADNTEALLESAANAFVNSSKGASISRNTITLSSIYEWFEADFVQDGGALKHMAKYRPDLANFDGKIKYDYDWDLNKK; encoded by the coding sequence ATGCTACGTGTTCTCTCTTTGGTTTTTCTCATGTTTACCACCAGTGCTTTCGCCGCACCAAAATCAGAGCTTTGGTCGTATTGGGATAAAAGTAATGACAGCAACACGCAAAGTGTGTCCCATCAAGCCTGGCAGAGCTTTCTCGACCGCTACTTGGTCACTGAGGACGAGAATACCTTAGTACGCTACGTCCGCGTCTCTCCCAACGATAAGCAAGCGCTTAAAACCTACATTAATGAATTAGCTCGAGTAGACCCAAGACAGCTTAGCCGCGCTGAGCAGTACGCTTACTGGGTGAACCTCTATAACGCCATCACAGTCGATTTGATCCTTGAAGCGTACCCAGTGAAATCCATCACTAAGCTTGGAGGCTTATTTAGCTTTGGCCCATGGGGCGATGAGGTGATTACTATTACAGGGCAAACTCTCACCTTGAACGATATTGAGCACCGCATACTGCGTCCAATTTGGAACGATCCAAGAACACATTACGCAGTTAATTGCGCCAGTCTTGGCTGCCCAAACCTTCAGACACAGGCATTCACAGCCGATAACACCGAAGCACTGCTAGAAAGTGCTGCCAATGCATTTGTGAACTCATCGAAAGGCGCGAGCATTTCAAGAAATACCATCACTTTGTCGTCGATTTATGAGTGGTTTGAAGCAGATTTTGTGCAAGATGGTGGTGCATTGAAGCATATGGCGAAGTATCGCCCTGATCTTGCCAATTTCGACGGCAAGATCAAATACGATTACGATTGGGACTTGAACAAGAAGTAA
- the leuC gene encoding 3-isopropylmalate dehydratase large subunit codes for MSKTLYEKVYDAHIAVEAEGENPILYIDRHLVHEVTSPQAFDGLREKGRKVRQVGKTFATMDHNVSTTTKDINASGEMARIQMETLSKNCEEFGVTLYDINHKYQGIVHVMGPELGITLPAMTIVCGDSHTATHGAFGSLAFGIGTSEVEHVLATQTLKQSRAKTMKIEVQGKVAPGVTAKDIVLAIIGETTAAGGTGYVVEFCGEAITDLSMEGRMTVCNMAIELGAKAGLIAPDETTFEYLKGRKFAPQGAEWDAAVEYWKTFKTDADATFDAVVTLNGADIKPQVTWGTNPGQVIAVDQPIPAPESFADPVEKASAEKALAYMGLEAGKSLKDYKVDKVFVGSCTNSRIEDMRAAAEIAKGRQVASHVQALIVPGSEQVKAQAEAEGLDAIFKDAGFEWRLPGCSMCLAMNNDRLGPQERCASTSNRNFEGRQGRDGRTHLVSPAMAAAAAIAGHFVDIRELD; via the coding sequence ATGTCTAAAACTCTATACGAAAAAGTCTACGACGCTCATATCGCCGTCGAAGCCGAGGGTGAAAACCCAATCCTTTATATCGACCGTCACTTGGTTCACGAAGTAACTTCACCACAGGCTTTCGATGGCCTGCGTGAGAAAGGTCGTAAAGTGCGCCAAGTAGGCAAAACATTTGCCACTATGGACCACAACGTGTCAACCACAACCAAAGACATCAACGCCTCTGGTGAGATGGCGCGTATCCAAATGGAAACGCTATCGAAAAACTGTGAAGAGTTTGGTGTGACGCTTTACGACATCAACCACAAATACCAAGGTATCGTCCACGTTATGGGACCAGAGCTAGGTATTACCTTGCCAGCGATGACTATCGTTTGTGGTGACTCTCATACCGCAACTCACGGTGCATTTGGCTCACTAGCCTTCGGTATCGGTACGTCAGAGGTTGAACACGTTCTAGCGACGCAAACTCTTAAGCAGTCGCGCGCTAAGACTATGAAAATCGAAGTTCAGGGTAAAGTCGCTCCGGGTGTGACGGCAAAAGACATTGTTCTCGCGATCATCGGCGAAACAACCGCAGCCGGCGGCACTGGTTACGTAGTGGAATTCTGTGGTGAAGCCATCACTGACCTTTCTATGGAAGGTCGTATGACAGTATGTAACATGGCTATCGAGCTAGGCGCCAAAGCAGGCCTTATCGCACCCGATGAGACCACTTTTGAGTACCTAAAAGGCCGTAAATTCGCACCTCAAGGTGCTGAGTGGGATGCGGCGGTTGAATACTGGAAAACGTTCAAAACCGATGCTGACGCAACCTTCGATGCGGTTGTTACACTAAACGGTGCTGACATCAAACCTCAAGTCACTTGGGGTACTAACCCTGGTCAAGTGATTGCGGTTGATCAGCCAATTCCAGCACCAGAAAGCTTCGCCGATCCCGTTGAGAAAGCATCCGCAGAAAAAGCGCTGGCTTACATGGGGTTAGAAGCGGGTAAATCGCTAAAAGATTACAAAGTCGACAAGGTATTTGTTGGCTCTTGTACTAACTCTCGTATCGAAGACATGCGTGCTGCAGCAGAGATTGCTAAAGGTCGTCAGGTCGCTTCTCACGTTCAAGCACTGATCGTTCCGGGTTCTGAGCAAGTTAAAGCTCAGGCAGAAGCGGAAGGTTTGGACGCTATCTTCAAGGATGCAGGCTTTGAATGGCGCCTACCGGGCTGCTCGATGTGTCTTGCCATGAACAATGACCGTTTAGGTCCACAAGAGCGCTGTGCATCGACCAGTAACCGTAACTTCGAAGGTCGCCAAGGCCGTGATGGTCGTACGCACCTAGTAAGCCCTGCGATGGCCGCTGCAGCAGCCATTGCTGGACATTTCGTTGATATCAGAGAGCTAGACTAA
- the leuA gene encoding 2-isopropylmalate synthase, whose amino-acid sequence MNDQVIIFDTTLRDGEQALSASLTVKEKLQIAYALERLGVDVIEAGFPISSPGDFESVQTIAKHIKNSRVCALSRAVTKDIDAAAEALKVADAFRIHTFISTSTVHVQDKLRRSYDDVVEMGVKAVKHARNYTDDVEFSCEDAGRTPIDNLCRMVEAAIDAGARTINIPDTVGYTVPNEFGGIIQTLFNRVPNIDKAIISVHCHDDLGMSVANSIAAVQAGARQIEGTINGIGERAGNCSLEEIAMIIKTRQEFLGVHTGLQHQEIHRTSKLVSQLCNMPIQDNKAIVGANAFSHSSGIHQDGMLKNKNTYEIMTPESIGLKNKALNLTSRSGRAAVKSHMDSMGYSEHEYNLDTLYQDFLKLADRKGQVFDYDLEALMHFANLREEDDFFKLNYLSVQSGSIMATTSIKIQCGDEEKCEAAVGNGPVDALYQCIYRVTGYDIVLDKFDLTAKGEGEDGLGQADIIANYKGRKYHGTGVSTDIVEASGQALLHVINSIHRADQIEAMKQSKAEAV is encoded by the coding sequence ATGAACGATCAGGTGATTATATTCGACACCACATTACGTGACGGCGAACAAGCACTTTCAGCAAGTCTAACAGTGAAAGAGAAGCTGCAAATTGCTTACGCGCTCGAGCGTCTGGGTGTGGATGTTATCGAAGCTGGCTTCCCTATCTCCTCTCCAGGTGATTTTGAATCGGTACAGACCATCGCAAAACACATCAAAAACAGCCGTGTGTGTGCTCTATCTCGAGCGGTAACGAAAGACATTGATGCTGCAGCTGAAGCGTTGAAAGTAGCGGATGCGTTCCGTATCCACACCTTCATTTCAACATCAACGGTACACGTTCAAGATAAGTTACGCCGCAGTTACGACGACGTAGTTGAGATGGGCGTAAAAGCAGTTAAGCACGCTCGAAACTATACCGATGACGTCGAGTTCTCATGTGAAGATGCGGGTCGTACCCCTATCGACAACCTATGTCGTATGGTAGAAGCCGCGATTGATGCTGGCGCTCGTACCATCAACATCCCAGATACAGTAGGCTACACCGTGCCGAACGAGTTCGGTGGCATCATCCAGACTCTTTTCAATCGCGTTCCAAACATCGACAAAGCCATCATCTCTGTGCACTGTCACGATGACTTAGGTATGTCAGTGGCAAACTCCATCGCAGCTGTACAAGCTGGTGCTCGTCAGATCGAAGGGACCATCAATGGTATCGGTGAGCGAGCGGGTAACTGCTCACTAGAAGAAATCGCGATGATCATCAAGACGCGTCAAGAGTTCTTAGGCGTTCACACTGGTCTTCAGCACCAAGAAATCCACCGCACCAGCAAGCTAGTGTCTCAGCTATGTAATATGCCGATTCAGGATAACAAAGCGATTGTTGGCGCGAACGCGTTCAGTCACTCTTCAGGCATCCACCAAGATGGCATGCTAAAGAATAAAAATACTTACGAGATCATGACTCCTGAGTCTATTGGTCTGAAAAACAAAGCGTTGAACCTCACTAGCCGCTCTGGTCGCGCTGCCGTTAAGAGCCACATGGATTCAATGGGTTACAGCGAGCATGAGTACAACCTAGATACCTTGTATCAAGATTTCTTGAAGCTTGCGGATCGCAAAGGTCAGGTATTCGACTACGACCTAGAAGCATTAATGCACTTTGCTAACTTGCGCGAAGAAGACGACTTCTTTAAGTTGAACTACTTGAGCGTTCAATCAGGCAGCATCATGGCGACCACCAGCATTAAGATCCAATGCGGTGACGAAGAGAAATGCGAAGCCGCGGTGGGCAATGGTCCAGTTGATGCACTTTACCAATGTATCTATCGCGTAACGGGCTACGACATTGTGCTAGACAAGTTTGATTTGACGGCGAAAGGCGAAGGTGAAGACGGCCTGGGTCAAGCGGATATCATTGCTAACTATAAAGGTCGCAAATATCACGGTACGGGTGTCTCAACCGACATCGTTGAGGCTTCAGGTCAGGCACTACTTCATGTTATCAATAGTATCCATCGCGCCGATCAAATCGAAGCGATGAAGCAGAGCAAGGCTGAAGCGGTATAA
- the djlA gene encoding co-chaperone DjlA, whose protein sequence is MIGKILGVFFGMLFGGPLGALFGLFLGHQFDKARRLNQSGFARGGFNRGGFGGADQAQRQEEFLNAAYAVMGHVAKAKGQVTPEEIQLATIMMDRMNLNNEQKRAAQEAFRDGKSADFPLERVLDKVRISSGGRHDLLQFFLELQISAAFADGSIHPTEREVLHRIAQGLGFSAQQLEQRLRMQEAAFRFQQGGGNFGGGHYQGGQQGNWQQASSASQLSDAYDVLGISEDADSKAVKRAYRKLMNEHHPDKLMAKGLPPEMMNVAKEKSQEIQNAYDLIKKVKGFK, encoded by the coding sequence ATGATAGGTAAAATTTTAGGCGTATTTTTCGGCATGTTGTTTGGCGGACCGTTAGGGGCGCTGTTTGGCTTGTTTTTGGGGCACCAGTTTGACAAAGCACGCCGACTGAATCAGTCCGGCTTTGCTCGCGGCGGATTCAATCGCGGTGGGTTTGGTGGAGCAGACCAAGCGCAGCGCCAAGAAGAGTTTTTAAATGCCGCTTATGCGGTGATGGGGCACGTTGCCAAAGCCAAAGGGCAGGTGACACCAGAAGAGATACAGCTTGCGACCATCATGATGGATCGCATGAACCTCAATAATGAGCAAAAACGCGCGGCACAAGAAGCGTTTCGTGACGGTAAATCCGCTGATTTTCCGCTTGAACGTGTACTCGATAAAGTGCGAATTTCCTCTGGCGGTCGTCATGACTTATTGCAGTTCTTCCTAGAGCTTCAAATCTCAGCTGCGTTCGCAGATGGCAGCATTCACCCAACAGAGCGTGAGGTCTTGCATCGTATCGCGCAAGGTTTGGGCTTTTCTGCTCAGCAGCTTGAGCAGCGCCTGCGCATGCAAGAAGCGGCGTTCCGCTTCCAGCAAGGCGGTGGCAACTTTGGTGGTGGTCACTACCAAGGCGGTCAGCAGGGCAATTGGCAGCAAGCCAGCAGTGCGTCACAACTGTCCGATGCCTACGATGTGTTGGGTATCTCTGAGGATGCGGACTCAAAAGCCGTTAAACGTGCTTACAGAAAGCTCATGAATGAACATCACCCAGATAAGTTGATGGCGAAAGGCCTGCCACCAGAGATGATGAATGTGGCGAAAGAGAAATCGCAAGAGATCCAAAACGCGTATGACCTCATCAAAAAAGTGAAAGGATTCAAATAA
- a CDS encoding TetR/AcrR family transcriptional regulator, whose protein sequence is MTNAAETTRKVGRPKERTDARHKLLTYARDLFVVMPYDKVSTRLIAQKAGVNIAMIRYYFGNKEGLFETMVRETLQPMKNKMESLMKNGDYGNLTDFMRTYYFEMNKVPQFPRLISQVMHMPPSATQRRLFEKVFADIGRPDQDFMFNKMSELGLLREGLSPRMCKISLISLMVFPFVAPPALLSLHGIEVNEEFLNELLEHNIALLKRGLLRAPS, encoded by the coding sequence ATGACGAACGCGGCTGAGACCACTCGTAAAGTTGGTCGCCCCAAAGAGCGCACGGATGCTAGGCATAAGCTGCTTACTTACGCTCGCGATCTGTTTGTTGTGATGCCCTATGACAAAGTCTCAACACGTCTTATTGCGCAAAAGGCGGGCGTTAATATCGCCATGATTCGCTACTACTTTGGCAACAAAGAAGGTCTATTCGAGACCATGGTGCGCGAAACCTTGCAGCCAATGAAGAACAAAATGGAATCGCTGATGAAAAATGGCGATTACGGCAACCTCACTGATTTTATGCGTACTTATTATTTTGAAATGAATAAAGTACCGCAGTTTCCCCGCTTGATCTCCCAAGTCATGCATATGCCGCCGTCAGCTACGCAGCGTCGCTTGTTTGAAAAGGTGTTTGCCGACATTGGTCGTCCAGACCAAGATTTCATGTTCAACAAAATGTCTGAGCTCGGATTGTTACGTGAAGGGCTGAGCCCGCGTATGTGCAAAATTTCACTCATTAGCCTAATGGTGTTTCCATTTGTCGCACCGCCTGCTCTTTTGAGTTTGCATGGCATTGAAGTCAATGAAGAATTTCTAAACGAACTCCTCGAACATAATATCGCCTTGCTGAAGCGCGGGTTGTTGCGTGCCCCATCCTAA
- the leuD gene encoding 3-isopropylmalate dehydratase small subunit, translating into MSGFKQHTGLVVPLDAANVDTDAIIPKQFLQKVTRTGFGQHLFHDWRFLDDAGKQDNPEFVMNAPRYQGASILLARENFGCGSSREHAPWALADYGIQVMIAPSFADIFYGNSINNQMVPVRLTEQEVDELFGYVEANEGAEITVDLEAMKVTANGQSYSFEIDEFRRHCLLNGLDNIGLTLQHEEKIAAYEAKIPSFLK; encoded by the coding sequence ATGTCAGGATTTAAACAACACACCGGCTTAGTCGTCCCTCTTGATGCAGCCAACGTCGATACCGATGCGATTATCCCTAAGCAGTTTCTGCAAAAGGTTACCCGTACAGGTTTTGGTCAGCACCTATTTCACGACTGGCGCTTCCTAGACGATGCGGGCAAACAAGATAACCCAGAATTTGTTATGAACGCCCCTCGTTACCAAGGTGCCAGCATTCTGCTTGCTCGCGAAAACTTCGGTTGTGGTTCATCTCGTGAGCACGCCCCTTGGGCACTGGCAGACTACGGCATCCAAGTGATGATTGCTCCGAGTTTCGCGGACATCTTCTACGGCAACTCTATAAATAACCAGATGGTGCCAGTTCGTCTGACAGAACAAGAAGTGGATGAGCTATTTGGCTATGTTGAAGCCAATGAAGGTGCAGAGATCACCGTTGATCTAGAAGCAATGAAAGTGACGGCCAATGGTCAATCTTATAGCTTTGAAATCGATGAGTTCCGTCGTCATTGCCTATTAAATGGCCTAGACAACATCGGCCTAACACTTCAACATGAAGAGAAGATCGCGGCTTACGAAGCGAAGATCCCAAGCTTCTTAAAATAG
- the leuB gene encoding 3-isopropylmalate dehydrogenase, translated as MAGSYKIAVLPGDGIGPEVMAQAHKVLDAISEKHNITLEREEFDVGGIAIDNHGCPLPESTVKGCEESNAILFGSVGGPKWEHLPPNDQPERGALLPLRKHFQLFCNLRPAQIHAGLEDFSPLRADISAKGFDIVVVRELTGGIYFGQPKGREGEGPTEKAFDTEVYHRYEIERIAKIAFESARLRNKNVYSIDKANVLQSSILWREVVEEVAKDYPDVTLNHMYIDNATMQLIKDPAQFDIMLCSNIFGDIISDECAMITGSMGMLPSASLNESQFGLYEPAGGSAPDIAGKNIANPVAQILSAALMLRYSLGEEAAAQDIEAAVSKALAAGELTADLAGDKPALSTSEMGDKIAAYVLNS; from the coding sequence ATGGCAGGTTCTTACAAGATTGCGGTTCTACCAGGTGACGGTATTGGTCCAGAAGTAATGGCTCAGGCTCATAAAGTGCTTGATGCAATTTCAGAGAAACACAACATTACCCTAGAACGTGAAGAGTTCGATGTAGGTGGCATTGCTATTGATAACCACGGCTGCCCGCTTCCAGAAAGCACAGTAAAAGGCTGTGAAGAGTCTAATGCGATTCTATTTGGTTCGGTTGGCGGCCCTAAGTGGGAACACCTTCCGCCAAACGATCAACCTGAACGTGGTGCGCTACTTCCACTTCGTAAACACTTCCAGCTGTTCTGTAACCTACGCCCTGCACAGATTCACGCAGGTCTAGAGGACTTCTCTCCGCTGCGTGCTGATATCTCTGCAAAAGGCTTCGATATCGTCGTTGTTCGTGAGCTAACGGGTGGCATCTACTTCGGTCAACCAAAAGGTCGTGAAGGCGAAGGTCCAACAGAGAAAGCGTTTGATACTGAGGTTTACCACCGCTACGAAATCGAGCGTATCGCTAAGATCGCGTTTGAATCTGCACGCCTTCGTAACAAGAACGTTTACTCAATCGACAAAGCGAACGTTCTACAGAGCTCTATCCTATGGCGTGAAGTGGTTGAAGAAGTTGCGAAGGACTACCCAGATGTGACGCTTAACCACATGTACATCGATAACGCGACGATGCAGCTGATTAAAGATCCTGCGCAGTTCGACATCATGCTTTGCTCAAACATCTTCGGCGATATCATCTCTGATGAATGTGCGATGATCACAGGCTCTATGGGCATGCTACCATCAGCAAGCCTTAACGAAAGTCAGTTTGGTCTTTACGAGCCAGCAGGCGGCAGTGCACCAGACATCGCAGGTAAGAACATCGCAAACCCTGTTGCTCAAATCCTTTCGGCTGCACTGATGCTACGTTACAGCCTAGGTGAAGAAGCAGCGGCGCAAGATATTGAGGCAGCCGTGAGTAAAGCACTGGCAGCGGGCGAGCTTACCGCAGACCTAGCGGGTGACAAGCCAGCACTGAGCACCTCTGAGATGGGTGACAAAATCGCAGCATACGTACTGAATTCATAA